The stretch of DNA CCTCCGGCCACGACCGCGAGCCCGACGGCGACCGTTGACGGCAGGCGGCGATCCAGTGCCACGAGCAATCCGACGATCATGAAGGACAGGGTCGTCACGACCGGCAGATCCGTTGTGACGGGCCAGGCTCGTCCAGCGACACCGCCAACCAGCCATGCACCGGGCAGAACCACGAGTAGGCTGCGCGCTGTCGCCGCACCACGCTGCCCGGCGAACAAGGCGAGTGCCAGCACCAGCAACACGTCGCTGGGCGTGATGACCAGATGTGCCATGCCATCGTAGAAGCTGCCGAAACCCGTCGTCACCAGATGCGCATGAGCCGTCGCTGGGATGCAGGCCCAAACGAACAGCGCGGTGGCGACCCGTCTCTGTCGTGTCATACCAACGCGCTCCGCAAGAAGAGGACTCCTGCCACTGCGACCCCCGCGCCCGCAAACTGCAAGACGCGCTGGCCGGCGCGCCAGCGATGAAGCGTCCCGATCGCGATGCCCACCGCGTGCAGGCAGCCCGTGGCCACGACGAAGCCAACACTGTACAGGATGCCGCTCGCACCCGCGGGGAGTTCGGTTCCGTGGGCGTGCCCGTGGAAGATGGCGAAGAAACCGACCACCACCGCAGCAACCCAAAGCGGCGGACGCACCTCACGCCACACCATGATCCCGAGGGTGACCGCCGACAGCGCGATGCCGACCTCGACGCCCGGCAACCCGA from Candidatus Krumholzibacteriia bacterium encodes:
- a CDS encoding HupE/UreJ family protein; the encoded protein is MSRSSIGNRCLALLVLAWPAVAWAHAEKGSVTGFLSGLHHPISGLDHVLAMIAVGLWGAQLGAPAVWVLPVAFPMVMAVGGALGLMGIGLPGVEVGIALSAVTLGIMVWREVRPPLWVAAVVVGFFAIFHGHAHGTELPAGASGILYSVGFVVATGCLHAVGIAIGTLHRWRAGQRVLQFAGAGVAVAGVLFLRSALV
- a CDS encoding HupE/UreJ family protein; its protein translation is MTRQRRVATALFVWACIPATAHAHLVTTGFGSFYDGMAHLVITPSDVLLVLALALFAGQRGAATARSLLVVLPGAWLVGGVAGRAWPVTTDLPVVTTLSFMIVGLLVALDRRLPSTVAVGLAVVAGGLNGFLNGAVLRTAGMDRLALIGAVTAVFVVATLVPSWIVGLRRQWARIVVRVAGSWITAIGILMLGWVTRRQ